One genomic segment of Entelurus aequoreus isolate RoL-2023_Sb linkage group LG25, RoL_Eaeq_v1.1, whole genome shotgun sequence includes these proteins:
- the noxo1a gene encoding NADPH oxidase organizer 1a isoform X1, giving the protein MEPQRYPISIRVLGVMQKDKKNMYMVSVVWSDDNNIQIYRTIEDFKKMHKQLKKAFPATKKTERSVPKFQVTKKAKANQKNSPAKALHYLQPLQTYCNKLLSSDVQINQSVHLIQFLHPKDAEVDPEYSKNGVVIMPPEVPRGEVLSPGGGTVTRPQTSETYRCLSPYETKDTKNKPFKVALNEKVDVVIKDKAGWWLVENEYKALAWFPAPYLEKLDDEPEEDCIDGLPQRGLLYTVTKSYEATKDDEITVSLGAVVEVLQKSETGWWLIRYKAKAGYIPTMYLKAQNNRTSQVRSPRQESISPTSPSLLSPTSPSLLSPTSPSLLSPISPSLLSPKSLDVQSQQLSRSQENILRAFPPARSPSPKTLQPASKNLSKSVEVLSKPQPALPVQTVTQRVIAPPPPIKRIPTPIIKVESKVDDDQRLSPEEDSDREFTSDSDFSSDELSSSSASTVLNLSMSCDDYTLRHSRTPPPPSRYSLSPDGSLEGRLTPSVSESNIFKSANGVPKVPPRPNHKDILIRCTTVTRKNANRAASPSPTSIESR; this is encoded by the exons ATGGAGCCACAGAGGTACCCCATCAGCATCCGCGTACTGGGAGTGATGCAGAAGGATAAGAAAAAC ATGTACATGGTCTCCGTGGTGTGGTCAGACGACAACAACATCCAGATTTACAGGACCATCGAGGACTTCAAGAAAATGCAT AAGCAGCTAAAGAAAGCGTTTCCGGCCACCAAAAAAACCGAGAGAAGCGTGCCCAAGTTTCAAG TCACAAAGAAGGCGAAGGCGAACCAGAAGAACAGCCCCGCCAAAGCCCTCCATTACCTGCAGCCCTTGCAGACGTACTGCAATAAACTGCTGAGCTCCGACGTGCAGATCAACCAGTCGGTTCACCTCATCCAGTTTCTCCACCCCAAAGACGCGGAAGTGGATCCCGAGTACTCCAAGAACGG CGTCGTCATCATGCCCCCCGAAGTCCCGCGAGGCGAAGTCCTGAGCCCCGGTGGCGGCACTGTGACTCGGCCGCAAACGTCCGAGACGTACAGGTGCTTGTCCCCCTACGAGACCAAGGACACCAAGAACAAGCCGTTCAAGGTGGCGCTGAATGAGAAAGTGGACGTGGTCATCAAAGACAAAGCAG GGTGGTGGCTTGTGGAGAATGAATACAAGGCCTTGGCTTGGTTTCCCGCGCCGTACCTGGAGAAGCTGGACGATGAACCAGAAGAGGATTGTATCGACGGACTTCCTCAAAGAG GACTTTTGTACACCGTCACCAAGAGCTACGAAGCCACCAAAGATGACGAGATAACAGTGAGCCTTGGTGCAGTGGTCGAGGTCCTGCAGAAGTCTGAAACTGGCTGGTGGCTAATCAG ATACAAAGCCAAGGCTGGCTACATCCCGACCATGTATCTGAAAGCCCAGAACAACCGCACTTCGCAAGTGCGAAGCCCCCGTCAAGAGTCCATCAGTCCCACCAGTCCCTCCCTCCTGTCCCCCACCAGTCCCTCCCTCCTGTCCCCCACCAGTCCCTCCCTCCTGTCCCCCATCAGTCCCTCCCTCCTGTCCCCCAAAAGCCTGGACGTACAGTCGCAACAGTTGAGCCGCTCCCAAGAAAACATTTTGCGGGCGTTTCCCCCTGCCAGGTCCCCGTCACCCAAGACCCTCCAACCAGCGAGCAAGAACTTGTCCAAATCGGTCGAGGTCCTGAGTAAACCTCAACCGGCCCTGCCGGTTCAAACTGTCACCCAGCGGGTCATCGCCCCGCCTCCCCCCATAAAACGCATCCCTACGCCCATCATCAAGGTGGAGAGCAAAGTGGACGACGATCAGCGCCTAAGCCCCGAGGAGGACAGCGACAGAGAGTTCACAAGCGACAGCGACTTCAGCAGCGACGAACTCAGCTCCTCCTCGGCCAGCACGGTCTTGAACCTGAGTATGAGCTGCGACGACTACACCCTGAGGCACAGCCGCACCCCTCCGCCACCGTCCAGGTACAGCCTAAGCCCAGACGGCAGCCTAGAGGGCAGACTCACGCCCAGTGTCTCGGAATCAAACATCTTTAAGAGCGCCAACGGGGTGCCGAAGGTGCCGCCCAGGCCTAATCACAAGGACATCCTAATCCGCTGCACCACCGTCACGCGCAAGAACGCAAACAGGGCTGCGAGCCCATCACCCACATCCATAGAAAGTCGGTAG
- the LOC133642793 gene encoding glucose-induced degradation protein 4 homolog isoform X2 produces MTVADTSPLAMPVPAERCHFSDAAYTSPASLTPPAPINGQQPGVATSLLYSGSQFRGYQKSKGNSYDVDVVLQHVTPEDSYLCGYLKIRGLTEGKFQPFYKFAKIFNSDDFDYGVLERSDYVFMRWKEQFLVPDHTIKDISGASFAGFYYICFQKSTATIEGYYYHRSSEWYQSLNLNHVHEHSMPIYEFR; encoded by the exons ATGACAGTAGCTGACACGTCGCCGCTCGCCATGCCCGTGCCAGCGGAGCGCTGCCATTTCTCCGACGCGGCCTACACATCCCCGGCCTCGCTTACTCCCCCTGCCCCGATTAACGGCCAGCAACCCGGCGTGGCCACGTCGCTCCTCTACAGCGGCTCGCAGTTTCGAGGCTACCAGAAGAGCAAAGGGAACTCCTACGACGTGGACGTCGTGTTGCAG CATGTGACCCCAGAGGACTCCTATTTGTGTGGCTATTTGAAGATCAGGGGCCTGACGGAG GGCAAATTTCAACCTTTTTATAAATTTGCCAAAATCTTCAACTCTGATGACTTTGACTACGGGGTGCTGGAACGCAGCGATTATGTCTTCATGAGATGGAAG GAGCAGTTCCTGGTTCCCGACCACACCATCAAGGACATCAGCGGCGCATCGTTTGCAGGCTTCTATTATATCTGTTTCCAAAAGTCCACCGCCACTATTGAGGGTTACTACTACCACCGGAGCTCTGAATG GTACCAGTCACTAAACCTCAACCACGTACACGAGCACAGTATGCCCATTTATGAATTTCGCTGA
- the LOC133642793 gene encoding glucose-induced degradation protein 4 homolog isoform X1 has product MTVADTSPLAMPVPAERCHFSDAAYTSPASLTPPAPINGQQPGVATSLLYSGSQFRGYQKSKGNSYDVDVVLQHVTPEDSYLCGYLKIRGLTEEYPTLTTFFAGEIISRKRPFLTRKWDADEDVDRKHWGKFQPFYKFAKIFNSDDFDYGVLERSDYVFMRWKEQFLVPDHTIKDISGASFAGFYYICFQKSTATIEGYYYHRSSEWYQSLNLNHVHEHSMPIYEFR; this is encoded by the exons ATGACAGTAGCTGACACGTCGCCGCTCGCCATGCCCGTGCCAGCGGAGCGCTGCCATTTCTCCGACGCGGCCTACACATCCCCGGCCTCGCTTACTCCCCCTGCCCCGATTAACGGCCAGCAACCCGGCGTGGCCACGTCGCTCCTCTACAGCGGCTCGCAGTTTCGAGGCTACCAGAAGAGCAAAGGGAACTCCTACGACGTGGACGTCGTGTTGCAG CATGTGACCCCAGAGGACTCCTATTTGTGTGGCTATTTGAAGATCAGGGGCCTGACGGAG GAGTATCCCACGCTCACAACATTCTTTGCTGGGGAAATCATAAGTCGAAAGAGACCCTTTTTAACAAGAAAGTGGGACGCAGATGAAGATGTGGACAGGAAGCACTGG GGCAAATTTCAACCTTTTTATAAATTTGCCAAAATCTTCAACTCTGATGACTTTGACTACGGGGTGCTGGAACGCAGCGATTATGTCTTCATGAGATGGAAG GAGCAGTTCCTGGTTCCCGACCACACCATCAAGGACATCAGCGGCGCATCGTTTGCAGGCTTCTATTATATCTGTTTCCAAAAGTCCACCGCCACTATTGAGGGTTACTACTACCACCGGAGCTCTGAATG GTACCAGTCACTAAACCTCAACCACGTACACGAGCACAGTATGCCCATTTATGAATTTCGCTGA
- the noxo1a gene encoding NADPH oxidase organizer 1a isoform X2, producing the protein MYMVSVVWSDDNNIQIYRTIEDFKKMHKQLKKAFPATKKTERSVPKFQVTKKAKANQKNSPAKALHYLQPLQTYCNKLLSSDVQINQSVHLIQFLHPKDAEVDPEYSKNGVVIMPPEVPRGEVLSPGGGTVTRPQTSETYRCLSPYETKDTKNKPFKVALNEKVDVVIKDKAGWWLVENEYKALAWFPAPYLEKLDDEPEEDCIDGLPQRGLLYTVTKSYEATKDDEITVSLGAVVEVLQKSETGWWLIRYKAKAGYIPTMYLKAQNNRTSQVRSPRQESISPTSPSLLSPTSPSLLSPTSPSLLSPISPSLLSPKSLDVQSQQLSRSQENILRAFPPARSPSPKTLQPASKNLSKSVEVLSKPQPALPVQTVTQRVIAPPPPIKRIPTPIIKVESKVDDDQRLSPEEDSDREFTSDSDFSSDELSSSSASTVLNLSMSCDDYTLRHSRTPPPPSRYSLSPDGSLEGRLTPSVSESNIFKSANGVPKVPPRPNHKDILIRCTTVTRKNANRAASPSPTSIESR; encoded by the exons ATGTACATGGTCTCCGTGGTGTGGTCAGACGACAACAACATCCAGATTTACAGGACCATCGAGGACTTCAAGAAAATGCAT AAGCAGCTAAAGAAAGCGTTTCCGGCCACCAAAAAAACCGAGAGAAGCGTGCCCAAGTTTCAAG TCACAAAGAAGGCGAAGGCGAACCAGAAGAACAGCCCCGCCAAAGCCCTCCATTACCTGCAGCCCTTGCAGACGTACTGCAATAAACTGCTGAGCTCCGACGTGCAGATCAACCAGTCGGTTCACCTCATCCAGTTTCTCCACCCCAAAGACGCGGAAGTGGATCCCGAGTACTCCAAGAACGG CGTCGTCATCATGCCCCCCGAAGTCCCGCGAGGCGAAGTCCTGAGCCCCGGTGGCGGCACTGTGACTCGGCCGCAAACGTCCGAGACGTACAGGTGCTTGTCCCCCTACGAGACCAAGGACACCAAGAACAAGCCGTTCAAGGTGGCGCTGAATGAGAAAGTGGACGTGGTCATCAAAGACAAAGCAG GGTGGTGGCTTGTGGAGAATGAATACAAGGCCTTGGCTTGGTTTCCCGCGCCGTACCTGGAGAAGCTGGACGATGAACCAGAAGAGGATTGTATCGACGGACTTCCTCAAAGAG GACTTTTGTACACCGTCACCAAGAGCTACGAAGCCACCAAAGATGACGAGATAACAGTGAGCCTTGGTGCAGTGGTCGAGGTCCTGCAGAAGTCTGAAACTGGCTGGTGGCTAATCAG ATACAAAGCCAAGGCTGGCTACATCCCGACCATGTATCTGAAAGCCCAGAACAACCGCACTTCGCAAGTGCGAAGCCCCCGTCAAGAGTCCATCAGTCCCACCAGTCCCTCCCTCCTGTCCCCCACCAGTCCCTCCCTCCTGTCCCCCACCAGTCCCTCCCTCCTGTCCCCCATCAGTCCCTCCCTCCTGTCCCCCAAAAGCCTGGACGTACAGTCGCAACAGTTGAGCCGCTCCCAAGAAAACATTTTGCGGGCGTTTCCCCCTGCCAGGTCCCCGTCACCCAAGACCCTCCAACCAGCGAGCAAGAACTTGTCCAAATCGGTCGAGGTCCTGAGTAAACCTCAACCGGCCCTGCCGGTTCAAACTGTCACCCAGCGGGTCATCGCCCCGCCTCCCCCCATAAAACGCATCCCTACGCCCATCATCAAGGTGGAGAGCAAAGTGGACGACGATCAGCGCCTAAGCCCCGAGGAGGACAGCGACAGAGAGTTCACAAGCGACAGCGACTTCAGCAGCGACGAACTCAGCTCCTCCTCGGCCAGCACGGTCTTGAACCTGAGTATGAGCTGCGACGACTACACCCTGAGGCACAGCCGCACCCCTCCGCCACCGTCCAGGTACAGCCTAAGCCCAGACGGCAGCCTAGAGGGCAGACTCACGCCCAGTGTCTCGGAATCAAACATCTTTAAGAGCGCCAACGGGGTGCCGAAGGTGCCGCCCAGGCCTAATCACAAGGACATCCTAATCCGCTGCACCACCGTCACGCGCAAGAACGCAAACAGGGCTGCGAGCCCATCACCCACATCCATAGAAAGTCGGTAG